A window of Deltaproteobacteria bacterium genomic DNA:
GCAACGAACAGAAGCGTTGTTGTTTGGATGTTTTTTGCACGGATTGGTCGGTGATTTGTTGGCCCAAAAGAGGCGGGTGGTCTTGGCTACTGACGTTGCGAACAATTTGGACCTTGGGTATGAATTTTTGCGGAAAAATAAAGAGGTATTGACCAATATATTCTATTAGCAAAGAGAGAGAGTCCCTTTGTCTTCGCAATTTTCGTAAGCCGCTTTGGAGTTGAATTGTTTCACCGGCAGATGGGACTGGCGGGAACAAAAATTGCTCCGTCAAATGGACTCTCTCTCTTTGCTAAGTTACGTGAAACCCTTCCTCTCCAAATCGCCAACCGAAACCGAAAAATTCGCCGCTGATTTTTCAAAGAAACTCAAAAAAGGGGATGTCGTTGCCCTCTGCGGCGATTTGGGCTCCGGAAAAACAACCTTTGTCCGCGGCCTTTTTGCGGGCTTAAACGGCGACCCCGATTATTTCGTCACCTCGCCGACATTCACCCTGCTCCACGAGTACCCGACCACAAAGGGGCTCCTGTACCATTTTGATCTCTACCGGATCAATACGTTCGCCGAATTCCAAAAAATTGATTTTGAGGAATATTTCGGAAGCGACGGAATTTGTGTGGTGGAGTGGGGGGACAAAATCCGCGAGCTGGAAGCGGAGTTTGACTACAAAGTTCAATTTGAAATTCGTGATGGTACGACGCGACAAATTGTAATCCCTGGCAAACAAAGAGAGTCCTTTTGACGGAGCAATTTTCGTTCCCGCCGGTCCCATCTGCCGGCAAAACAGGCCAACTCAGAGCGGCTTACGAAAATTGTGAAGACAAAGGCACTCTCTTTGTTTGCCAATTTACGGTTGTGAATAACTTTTTCAGATTTCTTCCGTTATTCCGCAATCTTGCCCGAAC
This region includes:
- the tsaE gene encoding tRNA (adenosine(37)-N6)-threonylcarbamoyltransferase complex ATPase subunit type 1 TsaE; this encodes MKPFLSKSPTETEKFAADFSKKLKKGDVVALCGDLGSGKTTFVRGLFAGLNGDPDYFVTSPTFTLLHEYPTTKGLLYHFDLYRINTFAEFQKIDFEEYFGSDGICVVEWGDKIRELEAEFDYKVQFEIRDGTTRQIVIPGKQRESF